A stretch of Oryza brachyantha chromosome 4, ObraRS2, whole genome shotgun sequence DNA encodes these proteins:
- the LOC102712250 gene encoding protein COFACTOR ASSEMBLY OF COMPLEX C SUBUNIT B CCB4, chloroplastic codes for MELARSLTLALLPATLRPPCRRRRCGLPLGLGPLFSPLPLSSQQLRQQHEEMYIVRALRQRQDWVEGWVRSNDTLVRGLPILVGGASLLAALLNRAVSGIAAVTDASSSQSRADILTLALSVTDILAGLVWLSIRPKSISPVVPRGVECKRVGTGVSNPALPELLWTWDSLTTATCCKSLVVVYGGNCVLQIGVAAGSPEDGNAVMVDAQKFMEGSLYRSAMESKKQSYLANLALYPGRSELPFLPANTQALILQPIGDKGIAIIGGDIIRGFTNIDQAWIAMIADKLDATLSKS; via the exons ATGGAGCTGGCCAGAAGCCTTACGCTTGCCCTGCTTCCGGCGACGCTTCGGCCGCcctgtcgccggcggcggtgcgggctTCCCTTGGGGTTGGGGCCGCTCTTCTCACCGCTTCCCCTCTCCAGC CAGCAGCTGCGGCAGCAGCATGAGGAAATGTACATCGTCAGGGCGCTGCGGCAGCGGCAGGATTGGGTGGAGGGATGGGTCCGGAGCAACGACACGCTTGTCCGCGGCCTGCCcatcctcgtcggcggcgcctccCTGCTCGCTGCCCTCCTCAACCGTGCCGTTTCCGGCATTGCAGCTGTCACCGACGCCTCCAG TTCGCAGTCGAGGGCTGACATACTGACTCTGGCTCTCTCCGTTACTGATATTCTTGCTGGCCTTGTTTGGTTGTCCATCCGACCGAAATCCATTTCTCCT GTTGTTCCTCGAGGTGTCGAATGCAAACGGGTAGGGACGGGTGTATCGAACCCAGCTCTCCCTGAACTACTTTG GACGTGGGATTCGCTTACAACTGCAACTTGCTGCAAATCCTTGGTTGTGGTGTATGGAGGTAATTGTGTTCTTCAAATTGGGGTTGCTGCCGGCTCTCCAGAAGATGGTAATGCAGTTATGGTGGATGCACAGAAGTTCATGGAAGGTTCCCTTTACAGAAGTGCCATGGAATCCAAGAAGC AATCTTACCTAGCAAACCTTGCTTTGTATCCTGGAAGGTCTGAACTGCCATTCTTGCCAGCTAACACGCAG GCTCTAATACTGCAACCAATTGGTGATAAAGGAATTGCAATAATTGGTGGTGACATTATAAGGGGGTTCACTAATATTGATCAG GCATGGATCGCAATGATTGCAGATAAACTGGATGCTACGCTGTCAAAGTCCTAA